The Novosphingobium terrae genome has a window encoding:
- a CDS encoding CsbD family protein — MSSTTDRISGAANSAIGKVKEAIGKETGDASLAAKGAAQDAKGKVQSATGKAKDAIKDAVDR, encoded by the coding sequence ATGAGTTCGACCACCGACCGCATTTCGGGTGCCGCCAATTCCGCCATCGGCAAGGTGAAGGAAGCCATCGGCAAGGAAACCGGTGACGCCAGCCTGGCCGCCAAGGGCGCCGCTCAGGACGCCAAGGGCAAGGTGCAGAGCGCCACGGGCAAGGCGAAGGATGCGATCAAGGATGCCGTTGACCGGTAA
- a CDS encoding HWE histidine kinase domain-containing protein — protein MTLTYPDQGVDLNSCDLEPIHIIGGIQPFGFLVALSSDWIVARASANCEALLGRPAAEALGHPAADFFTPTAVEQIRQRLADLSPGQVERLFNLPLTPDWRPFDVALYRAGRQFVLEIEPSHQGTARDYLSLVRPMFDAARQASNLDDLCDIAARQMRRLTGFDRVKVYRFDETGAGEVVAEARGDQIDSFLGLHFPASDIPKQARKLYTRNLLRIIANIDDAPVPIHPALDADGQPLDLTPSGLRAVSPIHIEYLRNMGVKASMSVSILRGGKLWGLFACHHYAPLGLPYATRTAAELFGEFFSGLLEQMEIRATLAQHETATKLHDDLTAQVAHGGSLLANFDRFADLIRQVIPFDGIVGYVAGDYVALGQTPSQAQFLDLARFLNTTGNGACWSTHHLALVYPPAQAFGDKVCGLLAVPVSRVPRDFLVLFRREYAHEVLWAGDPGAPKQAPGPLGDRLTPRKSFALWKEERRRQSKPWSGDEKAIAEKLRVTLIEVILQLLDASNAEREAAARRQQDLIAELNHRVRNSLNMIGAMVSQGQRSAATLSDFCSRVSARIATLARAHDQVNATSWAPFPLGPLIHETVRAAFPETHGALTITGPQVLIRPSAFTTLAVVIHELVAHSTALAAPEGQVQIELAQTEGADLTLSWRESGGAKTGSDGGSAWHDRMAMAIVERSIPHELSGHARVTFHAEGLEAHFTIPAERVQFMTDTPTPSPTGSPGPVPATSLLSQRALVVEDNIIIGMEAEDQLLALGAHTVDLANNVAQALSLIAANSYEFALLDVNLGNESSQPIADVLQGNGTPYAFSTGYGEVPWAHGPKVPVVTKPLDSIALERAIVASRLP, from the coding sequence ATGACCCTCACCTATCCCGACCAGGGCGTCGATCTGAACAGCTGCGATCTCGAACCGATCCATATCATCGGCGGCATCCAGCCCTTCGGCTTTCTGGTGGCGCTCTCCAGCGACTGGATCGTCGCCCGCGCCTCGGCCAATTGCGAGGCCCTGCTGGGCCGCCCGGCTGCCGAGGCGCTGGGCCATCCCGCTGCTGATTTCTTCACGCCCACCGCTGTCGAGCAGATCCGCCAGAGGCTGGCCGACCTGTCGCCGGGTCAGGTCGAGCGCCTTTTCAACCTGCCGCTGACGCCTGACTGGCGCCCTTTCGATGTGGCGCTCTACCGCGCCGGGCGGCAATTCGTGCTGGAGATCGAGCCTTCGCATCAGGGCACGGCGCGCGACTATCTCTCGCTGGTGCGCCCGATGTTCGATGCCGCGCGGCAGGCCTCCAACCTTGACGATCTGTGCGACATCGCCGCCCGCCAGATGCGCCGCCTGACGGGCTTTGACCGCGTGAAGGTCTACCGCTTCGATGAAACCGGCGCGGGCGAAGTGGTGGCCGAAGCGCGCGGCGACCAGATCGACAGCTTCCTCGGCCTGCACTTCCCCGCTTCCGACATTCCGAAACAGGCGCGCAAGCTCTACACGCGGAATCTGCTGCGCATCATTGCCAACATCGACGATGCGCCGGTGCCGATCCATCCCGCGCTCGATGCCGACGGCCAGCCGCTGGATCTGACCCCCAGCGGACTGCGCGCCGTCTCGCCGATCCATATCGAATATCTGCGCAACATGGGGGTGAAGGCCTCCATGTCGGTGTCGATCCTGCGCGGTGGCAAGCTGTGGGGGCTGTTTGCCTGCCACCATTACGCGCCGCTGGGTCTGCCCTATGCGACGCGCACGGCGGCGGAACTCTTCGGCGAGTTCTTCTCCGGCCTGCTGGAGCAGATGGAAATCCGCGCCACGCTGGCCCAGCACGAAACCGCCACCAAGCTGCATGACGATCTGACGGCGCAAGTCGCCCATGGCGGATCGCTGCTCGCCAATTTCGACCGTTTTGCCGATCTGATCCGTCAGGTGATCCCCTTCGACGGCATCGTCGGCTATGTGGCGGGCGATTATGTCGCGCTGGGGCAGACGCCGTCTCAGGCGCAGTTTCTCGATCTGGCGCGCTTCCTCAACACCACGGGCAATGGCGCCTGCTGGTCCACCCATCATCTGGCGCTGGTCTATCCTCCGGCGCAGGCCTTTGGCGACAAGGTTTGCGGCTTGCTGGCCGTGCCCGTCTCCCGCGTGCCGCGCGATTTCCTCGTGCTGTTCCGCCGCGAATATGCCCATGAGGTGCTGTGGGCCGGCGATCCCGGCGCGCCCAAACAGGCCCCCGGTCCTCTGGGTGACCGCCTCACCCCGCGCAAGAGTTTCGCCCTGTGGAAAGAGGAACGCCGCCGCCAATCCAAACCCTGGTCGGGCGATGAAAAGGCGATTGCCGAAAAGCTGCGCGTCACGCTGATCGAGGTGATCCTGCAACTGCTCGACGCCTCCAATGCGGAAAGAGAAGCCGCCGCCCGCCGTCAGCAGGATCTGATCGCGGAGCTGAACCACCGGGTGCGCAATTCGCTCAACATGATCGGGGCGATGGTGAGCCAGGGGCAGCGCAGCGCGGCCACGCTCTCCGATTTTTGCAGCCGGGTCAGCGCGCGCATCGCCACGCTGGCCCGCGCGCATGATCAGGTCAACGCCACCAGCTGGGCGCCCTTCCCGCTGGGCCCGCTGATCCATGAAACCGTGCGCGCCGCCTTCCCCGAAACCCATGGCGCGCTGACGATCACCGGCCCTCAGGTGCTGATCCGCCCCTCCGCCTTCACCACGCTGGCGGTGGTGATCCATGAGCTGGTCGCGCACAGCACCGCTCTGGCCGCGCCCGAGGGGCAGGTGCAAATCGAACTGGCCCAGACCGAGGGCGCAGACCTCACCCTCTCATGGCGCGAAAGCGGCGGCGCGAAAACCGGGAGCGACGGGGGCAGCGCCTGGCATGACCGTATGGCCATGGCCATTGTCGAACGCTCGATCCCGCATGAACTCTCCGGCCATGCGCGCGTTACCTTCCATGCCGAGGGTCTTGAGGCCCACTTCACCATCCCCGCCGAAAGGGTGCAATTCATGACTGATACGCCAACCCCCTCGCCCACGGGATCGCCGGGCCCCGTTCCTGCCACCAGCCTGCTCTCGCAGCGCGCTCTGGTGGTGGAGGACAACATCATCATCGGCATGGAGGCTGAGGACCAGCTGCTGGCGCTGGGCGCCCATACGGTCGATCTGGCCAACAATGTGGCGCAGGCGCTCAGCCTGATCGCGGCCAACAGCTATGAATTCGCCCTGCTCGACGTCAATCTGGGTAATGAGAGCAGCCAGCCGATCGCCGATGTGCTGCAGGGCAATGGCACGCCCTATGCCTTCTCCACCGGCTATGGCGAGGTGCCATGGGCCCATGGCCCCAAGGTGCCGGTGGTGACCAAGCCGCTGGATTCCATTGCGCTGGAACGGGCCATCGTCGCGTCGCGATTGCCTTAA
- a CDS encoding heme oxygenase-like domain-containing protein, with amino-acid sequence MPETPMPAMAPEDLRHVLRLGTREDHERLDALLGACVLSTRAGLTRFLQAHAIGLQAVAPLATRFLQDELGLAMPDVQAMVAQDLADLGCTAPLPALPALPDEGSAGAGADAGAGAHAGAAYVLIGSRLGTAVLRSHGYWSPGTPGFSRYMEDNSLRALWQPLVKALRDLPQARHEAALTTARASFAAFEQGLHLAQTMPLPDHEGALPS; translated from the coding sequence ATGCCCGAAACCCCTATGCCCGCCATGGCGCCAGAGGATTTGCGCCATGTCCTAAGGCTGGGCACGCGTGAAGATCACGAGCGGCTGGATGCCCTGCTGGGCGCCTGCGTTCTCTCGACGCGCGCCGGGTTGACGCGTTTTCTGCAAGCCCATGCCATCGGCCTTCAGGCGGTGGCGCCCTTGGCGACCCGTTTCCTTCAGGATGAGCTTGGTCTGGCCATGCCCGATGTGCAGGCGATGGTCGCGCAAGATCTGGCCGACCTTGGCTGCACCGCGCCGCTTCCTGCTTTGCCTGCTTTGCCTGATGAGGGCTCGGCGGGCGCCGGAGCCGATGCAGGCGCCGGAGCCCATGCGGGCGCAGCCTATGTGCTGATCGGATCGCGACTGGGCACGGCTGTGCTGCGTTCACACGGCTATTGGTCGCCCGGCACGCCCGGTTTCAGCCGCTATATGGAAGACAACAGCCTGCGCGCGCTGTGGCAACCGCTGGTCAAAGCCCTGCGCGACCTGCCGCAAGCCCGGCACGAGGCTGCCCTCACCACCGCCCGCGCCAGCTTCGCCGCCTTCGAGCAAGGCCTGCATCTGGCGCAGACCATGCCCCTTCCCGACCATGAGGGCGCCCTCCCCTCATGA
- a CDS encoding low affinity iron permease family protein, translating into MPSAFSRFAERVSVWTGRPITFALACVVVVIWAASGPVFHYSDTWQLVINTGTTIITFLMVFVIQNSQNRDIVALHSKIDEILRSADKARNQLIGLEHKSDAEIEAIRDAIEQECDVEDVEEAIESAEKTLEEVKERLPEKR; encoded by the coding sequence ATGCCCAGCGCCTTTTCCCGCTTTGCCGAACGCGTTTCCGTCTGGACGGGGCGGCCCATCACCTTTGCGCTGGCTTGCGTGGTGGTGGTGATCTGGGCGGCCAGCGGGCCGGTCTTCCATTATTCCGACACATGGCAGCTGGTGATCAACACCGGCACCACGATCATCACCTTTCTGATGGTCTTCGTGATCCAGAATTCGCAGAACCGCGATATTGTGGCGCTGCATTCCAAGATCGACGAAATCCTGCGCTCTGCGGACAAGGCGCGCAACCAGCTGATCGGGCTGGAACACAAGAGCGACGCCGAGATCGAGGCCATCCGCGACGCTATCGAGCAGGAATGCGATGTCGAAGACGTGGAGGAGGCCATCGAAAGCGCCGAAAAGACCCTTGAAGAGGTGAAGGAGCGGCTGCCCGAAAAACGCTGA
- a CDS encoding glycoside hydrolase family 130 protein gives MDKQLHVLSRNPLHILDERLHADPTRVVLRPFHLGWQGAGAPEGRALRLVRDVAGLDEARVEREYALVLHDFLDRHWQTEHMFEARFEEVAIALELGRRDLGVADFSPTRRKLIGAYFCHEYTYAAAALMNPSIVPHPDQSGMKEGTVRFILSLRAVGEGHISSVAFREGIASDDGSFSLWPESAFATAVQRCDHGLGIQDEDAPVQVERHPESSLSNTVIFPITEQQANGLEDLRLVRLDHGGGDIEWVGTYTAYSGRSIRSELLRTRDFHRFTLEPVQGRAGRNKGMALFPQKIDGHYLMVGRQDGKNLYLLKSDRLERWDDEGVLLMEPKYPWEFIQIGNCGSPILTDAGWLLFTHGVGAMRKYALGCVLLDRDDPSRIIGRVREPVLTAENADRAGYVPNVVYTCGALLMGKDELLIPYGISDISVGFAKARLDDLLALMV, from the coding sequence TTGGACAAACAGTTGCACGTCCTGTCGCGCAATCCGCTGCATATTCTTGATGAGAGACTTCATGCCGACCCCACGCGGGTCGTTCTGCGCCCCTTCCATCTGGGGTGGCAGGGAGCAGGCGCGCCTGAAGGGCGCGCCTTGCGTCTTGTGCGCGATGTCGCCGGGCTGGACGAGGCGCGGGTGGAACGCGAATATGCGCTGGTCCTCCACGATTTCCTCGACCGCCACTGGCAGACCGAACATATGTTCGAGGCCCGCTTCGAGGAGGTGGCCATCGCGCTGGAACTAGGCCGCCGCGACCTGGGCGTGGCGGATTTCTCGCCCACGCGGCGCAAGCTGATCGGCGCCTATTTCTGCCATGAATACACCTATGCCGCCGCCGCGCTGATGAACCCTTCCATCGTGCCCCATCCCGATCAGAGCGGGATGAAGGAGGGCACGGTGCGCTTCATCCTCTCGCTGCGCGCGGTGGGCGAAGGGCATATCAGCTCGGTCGCCTTCCGCGAGGGGATCGCCAGCGATGACGGCAGCTTTTCGCTCTGGCCCGAATCCGCCTTCGCCACCGCCGTGCAGCGCTGCGACCATGGCCTTGGCATTCAGGATGAGGACGCCCCCGTTCAGGTGGAGCGCCATCCCGAAAGCAGCCTCTCCAACACGGTGATCTTCCCCATCACCGAGCAGCAGGCCAACGGGCTTGAAGACTTGCGTCTGGTTCGGCTCGACCATGGCGGGGGCGACATCGAATGGGTCGGCACCTACACCGCCTATTCGGGCCGCTCGATCCGCAGCGAATTGCTGCGCACGCGCGACTTTCATCGCTTCACGCTGGAGCCGGTGCAGGGCCGCGCCGGGCGCAACAAGGGCATGGCGCTCTTCCCGCAGAAGATCGACGGACACTATCTGATGGTGGGCCGTCAGGACGGCAAGAACCTCTACCTCCTCAAATCGGACCGGCTGGAACGCTGGGACGATGAGGGCGTGCTGCTGATGGAGCCGAAATACCCCTGGGAGTTCATCCAGATCGGCAATTGCGGCAGCCCGATCCTGACGGACGCTGGCTGGCTGCTCTTCACCCATGGCGTGGGGGCGATGCGCAAATATGCGCTGGGCTGCGTGCTGCTGGACCGCGACGATCCCTCGCGCATCATTGGCCGCGTGCGCGAGCCTGTGCTCACCGCCGAAAATGCCGACCGCGCAGGCTATGTGCCCAATGTGGTCTACACTTGCGGCGCGCTGCTGATGGGCAAAGATGAGCTGCTGATCCCCTATGGCATCTCGGACATTTCGGTGGGCTTTGCCAAGGCCCGGCTGGACGATCTGCTGGCGCTGATGGTGTAA
- a CDS encoding glycosyltransferase family 4 protein: MTDDFPSLRDQKPSDQLVAEVVDLFASEPRMPRLRVALIGTYTPRRCGIATFTCDIREKLAAFVPDIDVDVYALDQKDSGLAYEDHVRTIEADSAQAYARAARLINESGADVVWLQHEFGIFGGPDGDMVRELVDGVAAPLLITFHTVLAEPSAGQRAVTQHLLERASKVMVMSRHGADLLTSTYKARPEIVEIIEHGAPDRPFGGEEGAKARMGLDGKQVLTTFGLLGPGKGLEQVIEALPAIIARHPQVVYRILGATHPVLLARDGESYREGLIARAQELGVAQHIVWENRFLDTDELLDQLEACDIYITPYPNLGQSTSGTLSYAVALGKAVVSTPYVHARELLADGVGCLIDTNAPDAIAQAVNALLDNPKALMATKLRAYQRGRQTIWPQFAKAGAALVRETMAPSPKPASPQMVPGLSAVFAMSDATGMLQHAVGIVPDRRHGYCLDDNARALMLMNVSTSLSESERMRWSICYAAFVQYAWNPDKGRFRNFMNFDRTWCETEGSEDSNGRALWALGHTVEHSPLPDIKAWALDLFDTVLEGIEPLQSPRAMGFAALGSLALMRAGHRHGGARDMVIDSCNMLAHLLDKTRRPDWAWFEAVLGYDNPRLCQVLIEAGHLLGEKNWLAIGLETLDWISRCQTGIQGHFRPIGSESFGRQGTWQPFDQQPLEAQAAIEAAHSAFVATGEKGWTDQALQVYQWFFGANDRGVVLADIATGRCRDGVTPRGRNENSGAESILAFQLGHHSLSRLLRRLQPPQFTQAVVSTASQTPIKGINLGQTVARPVAQSAAYS, translated from the coding sequence ATGACCGACGACTTCCCCAGCCTGCGCGATCAGAAGCCCTCCGACCAACTCGTGGCCGAGGTGGTGGACCTTTTCGCTTCGGAGCCCCGCATGCCCCGCCTGCGCGTGGCGCTGATCGGCACTTACACTCCGCGCCGCTGCGGCATCGCCACTTTCACCTGCGACATCCGCGAGAAGCTGGCCGCCTTCGTCCCCGATATCGACGTCGATGTCTATGCGCTGGACCAGAAGGATTCTGGCCTCGCCTATGAAGACCATGTCCGCACCATCGAGGCTGACAGCGCGCAGGCCTATGCCCGCGCCGCGCGGCTGATCAATGAGAGCGGCGCCGATGTGGTCTGGCTGCAGCATGAGTTCGGCATCTTCGGCGGCCCCGATGGCGATATGGTGCGCGAGCTGGTCGATGGCGTCGCGGCCCCGCTGCTGATCACCTTCCACACCGTGCTGGCCGAGCCTTCCGCAGGGCAGCGCGCGGTGACGCAGCATCTGCTTGAGCGAGCCAGCAAGGTGATGGTGATGTCGCGCCATGGGGCCGATCTGCTCACCTCCACCTACAAGGCCCGACCCGAGATCGTCGAGATCATCGAGCATGGCGCGCCAGACCGCCCCTTCGGCGGCGAGGAAGGCGCCAAGGCGCGCATGGGGCTGGACGGCAAGCAGGTGCTGACCACCTTCGGCCTGCTGGGCCCCGGCAAGGGTCTGGAGCAGGTGATCGAAGCGCTGCCCGCGATCATCGCGCGGCATCCTCAGGTGGTCTATCGCATTCTGGGCGCCACCCATCCGGTGCTGCTGGCGCGCGACGGTGAAAGCTATCGCGAAGGGCTGATCGCCCGCGCGCAAGAGCTGGGCGTCGCCCAACATATCGTCTGGGAAAACCGCTTCCTCGACACCGATGAGCTGCTCGACCAGCTTGAGGCCTGCGATATCTACATCACGCCCTACCCCAATCTGGGCCAGTCCACCTCGGGCACGCTCAGCTATGCGGTGGCGCTGGGCAAGGCGGTGGTTTCAACGCCCTATGTCCATGCCCGCGAGCTGCTGGCCGATGGCGTGGGCTGCCTGATCGACACCAATGCGCCGGACGCCATCGCTCAGGCGGTGAACGCGCTGCTGGACAATCCCAAGGCGCTGATGGCCACCAAGCTGCGCGCCTATCAGCGTGGCCGCCAGACGATCTGGCCGCAGTTCGCCAAGGCCGGGGCGGCGCTGGTGCGTGAGACCATGGCCCCTTCGCCCAAGCCGGCGTCGCCGCAGATGGTGCCGGGGCTCTCCGCCGTCTTCGCCATGAGCGATGCCACGGGGATGCTTCAGCATGCGGTGGGCATCGTGCCGGATCGCCGCCATGGCTATTGCCTTGATGACAATGCCCGTGCGCTGATGCTGATGAATGTCTCCACCTCGCTGAGCGAAAGCGAGCGCATGCGCTGGAGCATCTGCTACGCCGCCTTCGTGCAATATGCCTGGAACCCGGACAAGGGCCGCTTCCGCAACTTCATGAACTTCGACCGGACATGGTGCGAAACCGAAGGCTCGGAGGATTCCAATGGCCGTGCGCTCTGGGCGCTGGGTCATACGGTGGAGCATTCGCCCCTGCCCGATATCAAGGCATGGGCGCTCGATCTTTTCGACACGGTTCTGGAGGGGATCGAACCCCTGCAGAGCCCCCGCGCCATGGGCTTTGCCGCGCTGGGCTCGCTGGCGCTGATGCGCGCCGGGCACCGCCATGGCGGCGCGCGCGACATGGTGATCGACAGCTGCAACATGCTGGCCCATCTGCTCGACAAGACCCGCCGCCCCGACTGGGCATGGTTCGAGGCGGTGCTGGGCTATGACAATCCGCGCCTGTGCCAGGTGCTGATCGAGGCGGGCCATCTGCTGGGCGAGAAGAACTGGCTGGCCATCGGCCTTGAAACGCTCGACTGGATCAGCCGTTGCCAGACCGGCATTCAGGGCCATTTCCGCCCCATCGGCTCGGAAAGCTTTGGCCGTCAGGGCACATGGCAACCCTTTGATCAACAACCCCTTGAAGCGCAGGCCGCTATCGAGGCCGCGCATAGCGCTTTCGTCGCAACCGGCGAGAAGGGGTGGACCGATCAGGCCCTGCAGGTGTATCAATGGTTCTTCGGCGCCAATGATCGCGGCGTCGTGCTGGCCGATATCGCCACCGGACGGTGCCGGGACGGTGTAACGCCGAGAGGGCGTAACGAAAATTCGGGCGCGGAATCGATTCTGGCCTTCCAGCTTGGCCATCACAGCCTGTCGCGCCTGCTGCGTCGTCTTCAGCCGCCCCAGTTCACACAAGCCGTCGTTTCCACGGCCAGCCAGACGCCCATCAAGGGGATCAACCTTGGACAAACAGTTGCACGTCCTGTCGCGCAATCCGCTGCATATTCTTGA